Proteins encoded within one genomic window of Eurosta solidaginis isolate ZX-2024a chromosome 1, ASM4086904v1, whole genome shotgun sequence:
- the LOC137244108 gene encoding zinc finger HIT domain-containing protein 2 encodes MAAAKMECQFCQKVTFKYTCPKCNALYCSVACYKAPEHLKCSEEFYKSCIEEELTNSNPESREDMKKIYDILRRMHESEAGMEPDFHDAIDSDDEIEEDAETCGGGLPDAGEDDAEESDNHDIATRLQNVDINDAEEVWQHLTTEERAEFKKMIDSGEILKLIPNYNPWWVKSVKVQKIVEITQKEDQLATSNIPAIEKQIPQFSSICKKQPSSCLHYNLWNIMSSFACIVRYFNGEHSTNPIEAVAHLVNLSLTLKFGTNFEDVDDAIVSVEMEALTSKPVGVGAEVYAGNVQITVSRVELESDARSLMSSCQYKLSALSDIYRLMLAAKVQLKRRKSSAMSDFHKLFAICNGSVELDVKKLMHLSKKILFLLSYVNRENEQRLD; translated from the exons ATGGCCGCAGCTAAAATGGAGTGTCAGTT TTGCCAAAAAGTCACCTTCAAATATACATGCCCCAAATGCAATGCATTATATTGTTCAGTGGCTTGCTATAAAGCGCCGGAGCACTTGAAATGCTCCGAAGAATTCTACAAATCTTGCATAGAAGAAGAACTTACCAATTCTAATCCAGAATCACgtgaagatatgaaaaaaatatatgacaTACTTAGACGAATGCACGAAAGTGAAGCTGGTATGGAGCCTGATTTTCATGATGCCATAGACTCGGATGACGAAATAGAAGAAGACGCTGAAACTTGTGGTGGGGGACTACCAGATGCAGGAGAGGACGATGCTGAAGAAAGTGATAATCACGATATTGCAACACGATTGCAAAATGTCGATATCAACGATGCAGAAGAGGTATGGCAACATTTGACAACAGAGGAACGTGCTGAGTTTAAAAAAATGATTGATTCTGGCGAAATATTGAAATTGATTCCCAACTATAATCCTTGGTGGGTGAAGAGTGTAAAAGTGCAAAAAATTGTAGAAATAACACAAAAGGAAGATCAACTCGCTACAAGCAATATACCAGCAATCGAAAAGCAAATACCACAATTTTCAAGTATTTGTAAGAAGCAACCATCATCTTGCCTGCATTATAATCTTTGGAATATAATGAGTTCATTCGCTTGTATAGTTCGTTATTTTAATGGTGAACATTCTACAAATCCAATTGAAGCTGTTGCACATTTAGTTAATTTAAGTTTAACGTTAAAATTTGGTACGAATTTCGAGGATGTTGATGATGCCATTGTTTCAGTAGAAATGGAAGCGCTTACAAGTAAACCAGTTGGTGTTGGAGCAGAAGTATATGCTGGTAATGTTCAAATTACTGTGAGCCGAGTCGAATTGGAATCTGATGCACGTTCGTTAATGTCCTCGTGTCAATACAAATTGTCAGCTCTAAGTGATATATATCGTTTAATGTTGGCGGCTAAGGTGCAACTGAAACGCAGGAAATCTTCGGCTATGAGTGACTTTCATAAATTGTTTGCCATTTGCAATGGAAGCGTTGAATTAGATGTAAAGAAATTAAtgcatttgtcaaaaaaaatattatttctgtTGTCTTATGTAAATCGTGAGAATGAGCAACGATTAGACTAg